From the genome of Vitis riparia cultivar Riparia Gloire de Montpellier isolate 1030 chromosome 2, EGFV_Vit.rip_1.0, whole genome shotgun sequence, one region includes:
- the LOC117934501 gene encoding BTB/POZ domain-containing protein At1g63850, whose amino-acid sequence MATTTTHLKIQTQPIKPKRRRCRETTISATASAVATVGAAAESSVGHLGQVGRKLDPPTVVSSESSWCCPASKPFPVGPPPPPPPPPLPRLPTALQRRGVTSLSSSQETELVQGSIASSPSESPSPSLAPSTFKIRFSPGTNSPVMDFTPISGTAINGGAAHDSFPSSFSKFNSALTAGLLNPMSPPPPPPSEKTRSSPTLFEMMASEPECQPRPQIAPSMGPVSVLRPPISVQDKSALMMQRISEILASRSPGNQFNDMSSSDIKLTLSSKDGVSVSMSVHRQILVAHSRFFAAKLSDRWTRQQQRSASPYIVEIADCDDVEIYIETLRLMYCKDLRKKLMKEDVSRVLGILKVSAAIEFDAGVLSCLEYLEAAPWAEDEEEKVAALLSELRLEGVVAGEVLKRVSVEVTAGTEESNENEEVLLKLLHVVLEGKDEKARREMKGLVLKMLRENASQNDLRKESLYSACDGCLELLRLHFLRAAASDLQHVGQIARQADNLHWILDILIDRQIAEDFLKTWASQSELSHAHSKVPVVHRYEVSRVTARLFVGIGKGQLLASKDARCLLLQTWLVPFYDDFGWMRRASKGLDRHLVEDGLSNTILTLPLAWQQEILLAWFDRFLNSGEDCPNIQRGFEVWWRRAFWRRHGKTERPRQLRITTATIENS is encoded by the exons ATGGCTACAACTACAACCCACCTCAAAATCCAAACCCAACCCATTAAACCTAAGCGTCGGAGGTGTCGAGAAACTACCATTTCTGCTACTGCTTCGGCCGTCGCCACCGTTGGTGCCGCTGCCGAGTCGTCTGTTGGCCATTTGGGTCAGGTGGGTCGGAAGCTTGATCCGCCCACTGTGGTGTCTTCTGAGAGTTCTTGGTGTTGTCCCGCTTCTAAACCCTTTCCCGTTGGGCCTCCTCCGCCACCGCCGCCACCACCACTTCCGCGGCTGCCGACGGCGCTTCAGCGTCGTGGGGTCACCTCCTTGAGTTCGAGCCAAGAAACGGAACTAGTTCAGGGCAGCATTGCTTCGTCTCCTTCGGAGTCTCCGTCTCCGTCACTGGCACCGTCGACGTTTAAGATCCGATTCTCGCCGGGCACGAACTCGCCTGTGATGGACTTCACGCCGATTTCAGGGACTGCCATCAACGGCGGGGCCGCCCACGACTCGTTCCCTTCGAGCTTCAGTAAATTCAACTCCGCCCTCACCGCGGGGCTGCTGAACCCAATGTCTCCGCCTCCGCCGCCTCCGTCCGAAAAAACCCGATCGAGCCCGACCCTTTTCGAGATGATGGCGAGCGAGCCGGAATGTCAGCCGAGGCCCCAGATCGCGCCTAGTATGGGCCCCGTATCGGTTCTAAGGCCTCCAATTTCGGTTCAGGACAAGAGTGCGTTGATGATGCAACGAATATCGGAGATTCTAGCGAGTCGCAGTCCCGGAAACCAGTTCAACGACATGTCTTCTAGTGATATAAAGCTGACTTTGAGCTCAAAAGATGGTGTCAGCGTTTCCATGAGCGTTCATCGGCAAATCCTTGTGGCTCACAGTAGATTTTTTGCGGCGAAGCTCTCGGATCGGTGGACGAGACAGCAGCAGCGATCTGCGAGTCCCTACATTGTGGAGATTGCGGATTGTGATGATGTTGAGATTTATATTGAAACGCTACGTTTGATGTATTGTAAGGATCTGAGGAAGAAGCTCATGAAGGAAGATGTGTCCAGGGTTCTTGGGATATTAAAG GTTTCAGCTGCTATCGAGTTTGATGCGGGTGTCTTATCTTGTTTGGAGTACTTGGAAGCGGCTCCATGGgctgaagatgaagaagagaaGGTGGCTGCTCTGCTATCAGAGCTCCGCCTTGAAGGTGTTGTTGCAGGAGAAGTCCTGAAGAGGGTTTCTGTTGAAGTTACTGCTGGAACTGAAGAGagtaatgaaaatgaagaagtgcTTCTCAAGCTTTTGCATGTAGTTCTCGAAGGCAAAGATGAGAAGGCAAGGCGGGAGATGAAAGGATTAGTGTTAAAAATGCTTCGGGAGAATGCTTCTCAGAATGATTTAAGGAAGGAGTCTCTGTACTCAGCTTGTGATGGCTGTTTGGAATTACTTCGCCTCCATTTTTTGCGGGCAGCAGCATCGGACTTGCAGCATGTAGGTCAGATTGCACGCCAAGCTGATAATTTGCATTGgattttggatattttgattGATAGACAGATTGCAGAGGATTTTTTGAAGACGTGGGCATCGCAATCTGAATTGTCTCATGCACACTCTAAAGTCCCTGTAGTTCATAGGTATGAGGTGAGTAGAGTCACTGCTCGGCTGTTTGTTGGGATTGGAAAGGGGCAGCTCTTGGCTTCAAAGGATGCTAGGTGCTTGCTTTTGCAGACTTGGTTGGTGCCATTTTATGATGATTTTGGGTGGATGAGGAGGGCATCAAAGGGCCTTGATCGACACTTAGTTGAGGACGGTCTCAGCAATACCATTCTTACTCTTCCTCTAGCTTGGCAACAGGAAATCTTGCTTGCTTGGTTTGACCGGTTTTTGAATTCTGGTGAAGATTGTCCCAATATACAGAGGGGGTTTGAAGTGTGGTGGAGGAGGGCATTTTGGAGAAGACATGGTAAGACAGAACGGCCTCGACAGTTGCGCATCACAACTGCAACCATTGAGAACTCATGA